The following coding sequences lie in one Salmo salar chromosome ssa13, Ssal_v3.1, whole genome shotgun sequence genomic window:
- the LOC106566759 gene encoding nuclear pore membrane glycoprotein 210 isoform X3, protein MPCDQYELYLQDGVAGADGNTDLAVASLDQSTSTVNALQLGHINVLLDHKSLRMQRVSRMPNGTLYVVEPVYLGLTMNPVESWVLETGRVYNILIEVFDKSSNRIYLSDNIRIEAVFPDEYFEILESSLNGSYHRVKALNNGLTLIDATLKSVVDHDGGVHELANPVHNEQDVEIYNPIVLSPSILTFPWQPKVGAYQYTIRAAGGSGNFSWSSSNLAVATVTVKGVMTTVSDIGVSVVYAHDVRNPMHYGTMKVYVVEPVGMDFSPCPVEARVRLALELPLRIFGLLGEGGGEERVMLSDCSHIDLQVEEENQGVFQLLEGRLAPGQNHCSGVRAQALATGYTALTVSYTHGNVYLSAKITIAAYPPLKAVDPASVALVTLGSSKLMLFEGGPKPWILEPSKFFLNLKAEDDNGVRLALTGSTSRSYLRHWFRATCRAIGEQILAVTVGNQPSLTNPYPAVEPAVVKFVCAPPSRLTLVPVYISPQLDLTCPLLQQNKQLVPVSNYHNPVLDLAAFDQQGRKFDNFSSLSIVWESTKVSLASIEPTMPMELELLEDSNKQKRLHGRQVVLVHHQSGIAAITVTALGYQAPHLEAAKVLSPFDPLTPVSATLELLLVEDLTVSPEAVTIYNHPNVRADLALWEGSGYFFVNTSVGGIAYVVHKEAQGSAEVLPVQPGTVQVMVHDLCLALPAPATATVHISDILEVYVRLVDKVEIGQSVRAHVRVLDDNNKPFLAKYFHFMNLKLTVTSAIVSLQALSDLSEKDTAIFLVKGLAIGQTSVSAMLVDRTGRKIVSAPQKIEVFPPFKLIPRKMTLIIGAMTQITSEGGPQPQSNILFSMANEEIASVNGIGHVRGVAIGNVTVTGLVQAVDAETGKLVVVSQDQVEVEVVQLRAIRIQAPITRMKTGTQMPVYVIGLSSSQTPFSFGNALPGLTFHWTTTKRDILELQSRHAEASVQLQPEHNFAMSVTGKTKGRTGLKVVLKVTDTKAGQLEGNLLELIDELQMQVYDKLHMLNPAMEAKDILMAPNSGLKLQTSRDGVGSLSYRVLDCPNQATIVQVDEKGLLSSGSLTGSSSLLVTSQETFGVNQTLVLAVKVVPVSYLRFSTSPILHRDRLSAIPLGMVLTFTVHLHANTGEVLHSHNSLLTFTTNRDDLVQVGRGPCNNSLTVRTVNIGLTLLAVWDEENTGMADYLALPVQHAIHPEDATMLVVGDVVCLSTQHLSPQGVPGTWSSSSTGVLQVDSKTGVGVARDAGTATVYYEITGLLKTYREVVVEGPTRTAVRGDKDTRVLLTTREGGNNLIGSCSSAQTASIALLHPETSVSCLLSFTSDAVEFSAHNVYLTNTSFDPSTGFYSCSLTLQPLSDQQTRVLSLSMTSLLVSAGVKGSAFSGEQVCARLPVETGLYSDQTELLLSNLQPSAELTVYGPASALDSLKVSSSSLSISVQERGVSNGFPSFLKYMVSAMDPQAAASASVSITSSSTGHTLVIPVTLIHVADPSTTMQAAAPVVTMEGAHFLQGFIDSYQMMFFTIFTLLTGTAIIIIVCHALFSEKDLAPHPAFIQRTPPPSGFTSNSFVHKMTSPDPMSSHKPRLFSPDYYSR, encoded by the exons GCCTTCGCATGCAAAGGGTGTCTCGCATGCCCAACGGGACTCTGTATGTTGTGGAACCGGTATACTTGG GATTGACGATGAATCCTGTAGAGAGCTGGGTTCTAGAAACAGGACGAGTGTATAATATCCTCATCGAAGTGTTTGACAAGTCAAGCAATAGGATTTACTTATCCGAT AACATCAGGATCGAAGCTGTGTTTCCAGATGAGTACTTTGAGATTCTAGAGTCCTCCCTGAATGGGTCCTACCACCGTGTCAAGGCTTTGAACAACGGGCTAACACTAATTGATGCTACACTCAAATCTGTAGTGGATCAT GATGGAGGAGTCCATGAGCTGGCAAACCCAGTCCACAATGAACAGGATGTAGAAATCTACAATCCCATAGTCCTCAGTCCCAGTATCCTCACGTTTCCATGGCAGCCCAAGGTTGGAGCCTACCAGTACACAATACGG GCAGCTGGAGGCAGTGGGAATTTCAGCTGGTCCTCCTCTAACCTAGCCGTTGCCACGGTGACAGTGAAAGGAGTGATGACGACCGTCAGTGACATTGGCGTCAGTGTGGTATACGCCCATGATGTCCGCAACCCAATGCACTATGGAACGATGAAG GTGTACGTGGTGGAGCCCGTGGGGATGGATTTCTCTCCCTGCCCGGTGGAGGCCCGCGTGCGCCTTGCGCTGGAGCTGCCCCTCCGGATCTTTGGCCtgctaggggaggggggaggagaggaacgggTGATGCTGAGCGACTGCAGCCACATTGACCtgcaggtggaggaggagaaccAGGGGGTGTTCCAGCTGCTGGAGG GTAGACTGGCTCCAGGGCAGAACCACTGCAGTGGGGTAAGGGCCCAGGCTCTAGCCACAGGATACACAGCCCTAACGGTCAGCTACACCCACGGCAATGTCTACCTCAGTGCCAAGATCACCATCGCTGCCTACCCACCACTCAAA gcTGTGGACCCTGCCTCTGTTGCCTTGGTGACCCTGGGCTCCTCTAAGCTCATGCTGTTTGAGGGCGGCCCCAAGCCATGGATTCTAGAGCCCTCCAAGTTCTTCCTGAACCTGAAGGCTGAGGATGACAACGGGGTTAGGCTGGCTCTGACCGGGTCCACCTCCCGTAGCTACCTCCGACACTGGTTCAGAGCCACCTGTAGAGCCATAGGAGAACAG ATATTGGCAGTAACCGTGGGGAACCAGCCCAGTCTGACCAATCCCTATCCTGCGGTGGAGCCGGCGGTGGTGAAGTTTGTGTGCGCCCCTCCCTCTCGCCTCACCTTGGTGCCTGTGTACATCAGTCCCCAGCTGGACCTCACCTGCCCTCTGCTGCAACAGAACAAACAACTG GTGCCTGTCTCAAACTACCACAACCCTGTGCTGGACCTGGCTGCCTTTGACCAGCAAGGCAGGAAGTTTGACAACTTCAGCTCTCTGAGTATCGTCTGGGAGTCGACCAAGGTATCCCTGGCCAGCATTGAGCCCACCATGCCTATGGAACTGGAACTACTAGAGGACAGCAACAAACAGAAGAGACTTCATG GTCGTCAGGTGGTCCTTGTCCACCACCAGTCTgggattgctgctataacagtaaCAGCTCTGGGTTACCAGGCCCCCCACCTTGAGGCTGCTAAGGTTCTCAGTCCG TTTGACCCTCTGACCCCTGTCTCAGCCACTCTGGAGCTCCTATTGGTGGAGGACTTGACAGTCAGTCCTGAAGCTGTCACCATATACAACCACCCTAACGTGCGG GCTGACCTGGCCCTGTGGGAGGGATCTGGGTATTTCTTTGTCAACACCAGTGTTGGCGGGATAGCATACGTGGTGCACAAAGAGGCCCAGGGATCTGCTGAG GTGCTTCCAGTCCAGCCGGGGACAGTGCAGGTGATGGTTCATGACCTCTGCCTGGCCCTCCCTGCCCCTGCTACGGCTACGGTCCACATCTCAGACATCCTTGAGGTTTATGTCCGATTGGTTGACAAG GTGGAGATTGGTCAATCTGTGAGAGCCCATGTCAGGGTTCTGGATGACAACAATAAGCCCTTCCTGGCCAAATATTTCCACTTTATGAATTTGAAACTCACTGTAACTTCTGCCATCGTCTCTCTGCA AGCATTGTCAGATCTCTCAGAGAAGGACACTGCTATCTTCCTGGTCAAAGGGTTAGCTATTGGACAGACCAGTGTTTCTGCTATGCTAGTAGACAGAACTGGAAGGAAGATTGTATCTGCTCCTCAGAAAATAGAG GTCTTTCCACCATTCAAACTGATCCCCAGGAAAATGACTCTGATAATCGGAGCAATGACCCAG ATCACATCCGAGGGTGGCCCACAGCCCCAGTCCAACATCCTCTTCTCCATGGCCAATGAGGAGATAGCGTCTGTTAACGGCATAGGTCACGTCAGGGGCGTCGCCATTGGCAACGTCACCGTGACAGGACTGGTTCAAGCTGTCGATGCCGAGACTGGGAAACTTGTTGTTGTCTCTCAG GATCAAGTAGAGGTTGAAGTTGTGCAGTTGAGGGCCATTCGCATCCAAGCCCCTATCACCAGAATGAAGACTGGGACACAG ATGCCTGTATATGTCATAGGGCTCAGCAGCAGTCAGACCCCCTTCTCATTTGGGAACGCCCTGCCTGGCCTCACCTTCCATTGGACCACCACCAAGAGAGACATCCTGGAACTCCAATCACGACATGCCGAG GCCTCCGTCCAGCTCCAACCGGAGCATAACTTTGCGATGAGTGTGACAGGGAAGACTAAAGGAAGGACCGGCCTCAAGGTGGTCCTAAAGGTCACTGACACCAAGGCTGGACAACTGGAGGGAAATCTACTGGAGCTTATTGATGAACTCCAGATGCAG GTTTATGACAAGCTGCACATGCTTAACCCAGCCATGGAGGCTAAGGACATACTGATGGCTCCCAACTCTGGGCTCAAACTCCAGACCAGCAG GGACGGTGTAGGTTCTCTGTCCTACCGGGTGCTGGATTGTCCCAACCAGGCTACCATTGTCCAAGTGGATGAGAAGGGCCTCCTGTCCTCTGGCTCTCTCACTGGCTCCTCCTCCCTGCTGGTGACCTCACAGGAGACCTTCGGTGTCAATCAAACACTGGTCCTCGCAGTGAAG GTGGTTCCAGTGTCGTACCTGCGTTTCAGCACCAGTCCAATTCTACACAGAGACCGCCTCTCTGCTATTCCTCTGGGCATGGTCCTTACTTTCACTGTTCACCTCCATGCTAACACCGGAGAGGTCCTTCACAGTCACAACTCCCTGCTCACGTTCACCACCAACAG ggatGACCTGGTGCAGGTTGGCCGAGGCCCATGTAACAACAGTCTGACTGTGCGGACGGTCAACATCGGGCTCACCCTGCTGGCCGTGTGGGACGAGGAGAATACGGGGATGGCTGACTACCTGGCGCTGCCAGTCCAGCATGCTATCCACCCAGAGGACGCCACGATGCTGGTGGTGGGAGATGTGGTTTGCCTGAGTACCCAGCACCTCAGCCCCCAAG GTGTACCGGGTACCTGGAGCTCATCATCCACTGGCGTGCTGCAGGTGGACTCTAAAACGGGCGTGGGCGTGGCCAGAGATGCAGGCACCGCCACTGTCTACTATGAGATCACTGGCCTGCTGAAGACCTACAGAGAG GTAGTGGTGGAAGGGCCCACCAGGACAGCGGTGAGGGGGGACAAGGACACCAGGGTGCTGCTCACcaccagagagggagggaacaaCCTCATAGGGTCCTGTTCCTCGGCCCAGACTGCGTCTATCGCCCTGCTGCACCCAGAGACCTCCGTCAGCTGCCTTCTGAGCTTCACCAGTGACGCTGTCGAGTTCTCCGCACACAACGTCTACCTCACAAACACCAGCTTCGATCCCAGCACCG gcttctaCTCCTGCTCTCTGACATTGCAGCCTCTGAGTGACCAGCAGACCCGGGTGCTGAGCCTGTCCATGACCAGCCTGTTGGTGAGTGCTGGGGTGAAGGGCAGTGCTTTCTCTGGGGAGCAGGTCTGTGCCAGGCTGCCTGTGGAGACCGGCCTGTATTCTGACCAGACGGAGCTGCTGCTCAGCAACCTGCAGCCCAGCGCAGAGCTCACCGTCTACGGCCCCGCCTCAGCACTCGACAGCCTGAAG GTATCGTCCAGTTCTCTGTCCATCTCGGTTCAGGAGAGAGGGGTGTCTAACGGCTTCCCCAGTTTCTTGAAGTACATGGTCAGTGCCATGGACCCCCAGGCTGCAGCCTCCGCCTCAGTCTCCATAACCAGCTCATCCACTGGCCACACCCTCGTCATCCCAGTCACCCTCATCCACGTGGCTGACCCCAGCACCACCATGCAAG ctGCTGCTCCCGTGGTTACCATGGAGGGAGCCCATTTCCTGCAGGGCTTCATAGACTCCTACCAGATGATGTTCTTCACCATTTTCACTCTACTGACTGGCACGGCCATCATCATCATTG TGTGTCATGCACTGTTTTCTGAGAAGGACTTAGCACCTCACCCAGCCTTCATTCAGAGAACACCGCCCCCTTCAG GTTTCACCTCAAACTCCTTCGTCCACAAGATGACCTCCCCGGACCCAATGAGCAGCCACAAACCACGACTCTTctcccc
- the LOC106566759 gene encoding nuclear pore membrane glycoprotein 210 isoform X2, translating to MSTCWWAHPSNTRSRRSDRERSQDGVAGADGNTDLAVASLDQSTSTVNALQLGHINVLLDHKSLRMQRVSRMPNGTLYVVEPVYLGLTMNPVESWVLETGRVYNILIEVFDKSSNRIYLSDNIRIEAVFPDEYFEILESSLNGSYHRVKALNNGLTLIDATLKSVVDHDGGVHELANPVHNEQDVEIYNPIVLSPSILTFPWQPKVGAYQYTIRAAGGSGNFSWSSSNLAVATVTVKGVMTTVSDIGVSVVYAHDVRNPMHYGTMKVYVVEPVGMDFSPCPVEARVRLALELPLRIFGLLGEGGGEERVMLSDCSHIDLQVEEENQGVFQLLEGRLAPGQNHCSGVRAQALATGYTALTVSYTHGNVYLSAKITIAAYPPLKAVDPASVALVTLGSSKLMLFEGGPKPWILEPSKFFLNLKAEDDNGVRLALTGSTSRSYLRHWFRATCRAIGEQILAVTVGNQPSLTNPYPAVEPAVVKFVCAPPSRLTLVPVYISPQLDLTCPLLQQNKQLVPVSNYHNPVLDLAAFDQQGRKFDNFSSLSIVWESTKVSLASIEPTMPMELELLEDSNKQKRLHGRQVVLVHHQSGIAAITVTALGYQAPHLEAAKVLSPFDPLTPVSATLELLLVEDLTVSPEAVTIYNHPNVRADLALWEGSGYFFVNTSVGGIAYVVHKEAQGSAEVLPVQPGTVQVMVHDLCLALPAPATATVHISDILEVYVRLVDKVEIGQSVRAHVRVLDDNNKPFLAKYFHFMNLKLTVTSAIVSLQALSDLSEKDTAIFLVKGLAIGQTSVSAMLVDRTGRKIVSAPQKIEVFPPFKLIPRKMTLIIGAMTQITSEGGPQPQSNILFSMANEEIASVNGIGHVRGVAIGNVTVTGLVQAVDAETGKLVVVSQDQVEVEVVQLRAIRIQAPITRMKTGTQMPVYVIGLSSSQTPFSFGNALPGLTFHWTTTKRDILELQSRHAEASVQLQPEHNFAMSVTGKTKGRTGLKVVLKVTDTKAGQLEGNLLELIDELQMQVYDKLHMLNPAMEAKDILMAPNSGLKLQTSRDGVGSLSYRVLDCPNQATIVQVDEKGLLSSGSLTGSSSLLVTSQETFGVNQTLVLAVKVVPVSYLRFSTSPILHRDRLSAIPLGMVLTFTVHLHANTGEVLHSHNSLLTFTTNRDDLVQVGRGPCNNSLTVRTVNIGLTLLAVWDEENTGMADYLALPVQHAIHPEDATMLVVGDVVCLSTQHLSPQGVPGTWSSSSTGVLQVDSKTGVGVARDAGTATVYYEITGLLKTYREVVVEGPTRTAVRGDKDTRVLLTTREGGNNLIGSCSSAQTASIALLHPETSVSCLLSFTSDAVEFSAHNVYLTNTSFDPSTGFYSCSLTLQPLSDQQTRVLSLSMTSLLVSAGVKGSAFSGEQVCARLPVETGLYSDQTELLLSNLQPSAELTVYGPASALDSLKVSSSSLSISVQERGVSNGFPSFLKYMVSAMDPQAAASASVSITSSSTGHTLVIPVTLIHVADPSTTMQAAAPVVTMEGAHFLQGFIDSYQMMFFTIFTLLTGTAIIIIVCHALFSEKDLAPHPAFIQRTPPPSGFTSNSFVHKMTSPDPMSSHKPRLFSPDYYSR from the exons GCCTTCGCATGCAAAGGGTGTCTCGCATGCCCAACGGGACTCTGTATGTTGTGGAACCGGTATACTTGG GATTGACGATGAATCCTGTAGAGAGCTGGGTTCTAGAAACAGGACGAGTGTATAATATCCTCATCGAAGTGTTTGACAAGTCAAGCAATAGGATTTACTTATCCGAT AACATCAGGATCGAAGCTGTGTTTCCAGATGAGTACTTTGAGATTCTAGAGTCCTCCCTGAATGGGTCCTACCACCGTGTCAAGGCTTTGAACAACGGGCTAACACTAATTGATGCTACACTCAAATCTGTAGTGGATCAT GATGGAGGAGTCCATGAGCTGGCAAACCCAGTCCACAATGAACAGGATGTAGAAATCTACAATCCCATAGTCCTCAGTCCCAGTATCCTCACGTTTCCATGGCAGCCCAAGGTTGGAGCCTACCAGTACACAATACGG GCAGCTGGAGGCAGTGGGAATTTCAGCTGGTCCTCCTCTAACCTAGCCGTTGCCACGGTGACAGTGAAAGGAGTGATGACGACCGTCAGTGACATTGGCGTCAGTGTGGTATACGCCCATGATGTCCGCAACCCAATGCACTATGGAACGATGAAG GTGTACGTGGTGGAGCCCGTGGGGATGGATTTCTCTCCCTGCCCGGTGGAGGCCCGCGTGCGCCTTGCGCTGGAGCTGCCCCTCCGGATCTTTGGCCtgctaggggaggggggaggagaggaacgggTGATGCTGAGCGACTGCAGCCACATTGACCtgcaggtggaggaggagaaccAGGGGGTGTTCCAGCTGCTGGAGG GTAGACTGGCTCCAGGGCAGAACCACTGCAGTGGGGTAAGGGCCCAGGCTCTAGCCACAGGATACACAGCCCTAACGGTCAGCTACACCCACGGCAATGTCTACCTCAGTGCCAAGATCACCATCGCTGCCTACCCACCACTCAAA gcTGTGGACCCTGCCTCTGTTGCCTTGGTGACCCTGGGCTCCTCTAAGCTCATGCTGTTTGAGGGCGGCCCCAAGCCATGGATTCTAGAGCCCTCCAAGTTCTTCCTGAACCTGAAGGCTGAGGATGACAACGGGGTTAGGCTGGCTCTGACCGGGTCCACCTCCCGTAGCTACCTCCGACACTGGTTCAGAGCCACCTGTAGAGCCATAGGAGAACAG ATATTGGCAGTAACCGTGGGGAACCAGCCCAGTCTGACCAATCCCTATCCTGCGGTGGAGCCGGCGGTGGTGAAGTTTGTGTGCGCCCCTCCCTCTCGCCTCACCTTGGTGCCTGTGTACATCAGTCCCCAGCTGGACCTCACCTGCCCTCTGCTGCAACAGAACAAACAACTG GTGCCTGTCTCAAACTACCACAACCCTGTGCTGGACCTGGCTGCCTTTGACCAGCAAGGCAGGAAGTTTGACAACTTCAGCTCTCTGAGTATCGTCTGGGAGTCGACCAAGGTATCCCTGGCCAGCATTGAGCCCACCATGCCTATGGAACTGGAACTACTAGAGGACAGCAACAAACAGAAGAGACTTCATG GTCGTCAGGTGGTCCTTGTCCACCACCAGTCTgggattgctgctataacagtaaCAGCTCTGGGTTACCAGGCCCCCCACCTTGAGGCTGCTAAGGTTCTCAGTCCG TTTGACCCTCTGACCCCTGTCTCAGCCACTCTGGAGCTCCTATTGGTGGAGGACTTGACAGTCAGTCCTGAAGCTGTCACCATATACAACCACCCTAACGTGCGG GCTGACCTGGCCCTGTGGGAGGGATCTGGGTATTTCTTTGTCAACACCAGTGTTGGCGGGATAGCATACGTGGTGCACAAAGAGGCCCAGGGATCTGCTGAG GTGCTTCCAGTCCAGCCGGGGACAGTGCAGGTGATGGTTCATGACCTCTGCCTGGCCCTCCCTGCCCCTGCTACGGCTACGGTCCACATCTCAGACATCCTTGAGGTTTATGTCCGATTGGTTGACAAG GTGGAGATTGGTCAATCTGTGAGAGCCCATGTCAGGGTTCTGGATGACAACAATAAGCCCTTCCTGGCCAAATATTTCCACTTTATGAATTTGAAACTCACTGTAACTTCTGCCATCGTCTCTCTGCA AGCATTGTCAGATCTCTCAGAGAAGGACACTGCTATCTTCCTGGTCAAAGGGTTAGCTATTGGACAGACCAGTGTTTCTGCTATGCTAGTAGACAGAACTGGAAGGAAGATTGTATCTGCTCCTCAGAAAATAGAG GTCTTTCCACCATTCAAACTGATCCCCAGGAAAATGACTCTGATAATCGGAGCAATGACCCAG ATCACATCCGAGGGTGGCCCACAGCCCCAGTCCAACATCCTCTTCTCCATGGCCAATGAGGAGATAGCGTCTGTTAACGGCATAGGTCACGTCAGGGGCGTCGCCATTGGCAACGTCACCGTGACAGGACTGGTTCAAGCTGTCGATGCCGAGACTGGGAAACTTGTTGTTGTCTCTCAG GATCAAGTAGAGGTTGAAGTTGTGCAGTTGAGGGCCATTCGCATCCAAGCCCCTATCACCAGAATGAAGACTGGGACACAG ATGCCTGTATATGTCATAGGGCTCAGCAGCAGTCAGACCCCCTTCTCATTTGGGAACGCCCTGCCTGGCCTCACCTTCCATTGGACCACCACCAAGAGAGACATCCTGGAACTCCAATCACGACATGCCGAG GCCTCCGTCCAGCTCCAACCGGAGCATAACTTTGCGATGAGTGTGACAGGGAAGACTAAAGGAAGGACCGGCCTCAAGGTGGTCCTAAAGGTCACTGACACCAAGGCTGGACAACTGGAGGGAAATCTACTGGAGCTTATTGATGAACTCCAGATGCAG GTTTATGACAAGCTGCACATGCTTAACCCAGCCATGGAGGCTAAGGACATACTGATGGCTCCCAACTCTGGGCTCAAACTCCAGACCAGCAG GGACGGTGTAGGTTCTCTGTCCTACCGGGTGCTGGATTGTCCCAACCAGGCTACCATTGTCCAAGTGGATGAGAAGGGCCTCCTGTCCTCTGGCTCTCTCACTGGCTCCTCCTCCCTGCTGGTGACCTCACAGGAGACCTTCGGTGTCAATCAAACACTGGTCCTCGCAGTGAAG GTGGTTCCAGTGTCGTACCTGCGTTTCAGCACCAGTCCAATTCTACACAGAGACCGCCTCTCTGCTATTCCTCTGGGCATGGTCCTTACTTTCACTGTTCACCTCCATGCTAACACCGGAGAGGTCCTTCACAGTCACAACTCCCTGCTCACGTTCACCACCAACAG ggatGACCTGGTGCAGGTTGGCCGAGGCCCATGTAACAACAGTCTGACTGTGCGGACGGTCAACATCGGGCTCACCCTGCTGGCCGTGTGGGACGAGGAGAATACGGGGATGGCTGACTACCTGGCGCTGCCAGTCCAGCATGCTATCCACCCAGAGGACGCCACGATGCTGGTGGTGGGAGATGTGGTTTGCCTGAGTACCCAGCACCTCAGCCCCCAAG GTGTACCGGGTACCTGGAGCTCATCATCCACTGGCGTGCTGCAGGTGGACTCTAAAACGGGCGTGGGCGTGGCCAGAGATGCAGGCACCGCCACTGTCTACTATGAGATCACTGGCCTGCTGAAGACCTACAGAGAG GTAGTGGTGGAAGGGCCCACCAGGACAGCGGTGAGGGGGGACAAGGACACCAGGGTGCTGCTCACcaccagagagggagggaacaaCCTCATAGGGTCCTGTTCCTCGGCCCAGACTGCGTCTATCGCCCTGCTGCACCCAGAGACCTCCGTCAGCTGCCTTCTGAGCTTCACCAGTGACGCTGTCGAGTTCTCCGCACACAACGTCTACCTCACAAACACCAGCTTCGATCCCAGCACCG gcttctaCTCCTGCTCTCTGACATTGCAGCCTCTGAGTGACCAGCAGACCCGGGTGCTGAGCCTGTCCATGACCAGCCTGTTGGTGAGTGCTGGGGTGAAGGGCAGTGCTTTCTCTGGGGAGCAGGTCTGTGCCAGGCTGCCTGTGGAGACCGGCCTGTATTCTGACCAGACGGAGCTGCTGCTCAGCAACCTGCAGCCCAGCGCAGAGCTCACCGTCTACGGCCCCGCCTCAGCACTCGACAGCCTGAAG GTATCGTCCAGTTCTCTGTCCATCTCGGTTCAGGAGAGAGGGGTGTCTAACGGCTTCCCCAGTTTCTTGAAGTACATGGTCAGTGCCATGGACCCCCAGGCTGCAGCCTCCGCCTCAGTCTCCATAACCAGCTCATCCACTGGCCACACCCTCGTCATCCCAGTCACCCTCATCCACGTGGCTGACCCCAGCACCACCATGCAAG ctGCTGCTCCCGTGGTTACCATGGAGGGAGCCCATTTCCTGCAGGGCTTCATAGACTCCTACCAGATGATGTTCTTCACCATTTTCACTCTACTGACTGGCACGGCCATCATCATCATTG TGTGTCATGCACTGTTTTCTGAGAAGGACTTAGCACCTCACCCAGCCTTCATTCAGAGAACACCGCCCCCTTCAG GTTTCACCTCAAACTCCTTCGTCCACAAGATGACCTCCCCGGACCCAATGAGCAGCCACAAACCACGACTCTTctcccc